The region GTTATCGGCTTTGACGATATTCCGGCCGCAGGATGGGATGCCTATGCGTTGACAACGTTTCGTCAGGACCCGGCAATGATGGCGGCACAGGCGTTGGCGCTGCTTGACCGACGCCAGTCTCAGGTGCAAGAACCTGCGTGCCGAGCGAAAGTGGCTGCCCCGTTAATCCGCCGCCAGTCGGCGTAACGGTATTGTCGGGTGATAGTGCGTGGACAGTAAAAACCGAGGATAACTATGAAACTGATTCAGCTTTCCGACCTTCATTTGACCGCACAGGGCGGCCATTTACACGGTCGCGATCCCGCGCAGCAGTTGAAAGCGGCGATTGCCGATATCAATGCCCATCATCGCGATGCCGATCTGGTGGTCATCTCTGGCGATCTATCCGATGACGGCAGTGCCGCATCCTATGCGTTTCTGGCATCGGCACTGGCTGAACTACAGGTTCCCTGGCGTGTGACGATGGGAAATCACGACGATCGGGACGTGTTTTTGACCCAGTTCCCGACGCTGGTGGATGAAAACGAATTTGTGCAGAGCGTGACGACGGTAGAGGACGATTGCGTCATTCTGCTGGACTCGTTGCATGTAGGTGAAGTGGCTGGAACGCTGTGCTCCGTGCGATTGGCATGGCTTGAGCGACAGCTTCAGGCTGCGAAAGGAAAGAATGTCTTCCTGTTCCTGCACCATCCACCGATGTCGATCGGGTTGCCGGCGCTTGATGACGTTCGGTTGGCACCCGAAGTGGCAGAAGTGCTGTACCAGATATGCCACCGCTTCGGTAATGTACGACATATTTCGGCGGGGCACGTGCACCGGCCTGCCAGCGGTGGCTGGCGAGGTATCTCGTTCAGCACGATACGTGGCACCAACCATCAGTCTGCACTGCGTTTCGCGCCGGGATTTGAGGTCAGTCTGGAAGCCCCGCAGTACGCCATTTTTCTGACGACGGAAGACGGGCATACCGTACATTTTCACGATTTCCCCTGTGGCTGATGGCGTATTTCCCAGGTTATCGTGATTGCACACAAATAATGCAGAACTCTGTGGGTTTTGCTGTTATCCGGCGTAAAAAATTATGCTGAGGAGATAGCTGGCTTAGGATGAGCCGCAGGACGCGGCGAGAGCTTGCGCCACGTCGGGAACGTGCTACGAGGTAGCATGAAAATAGCAACATTATCGCGCACGAAACTGTCCCCGCGTTTCCATAACAATGTGACTACGAGACTGCGCTTTTGCGTGAAACCCATCATGAAATTTTTTCATTTACCGTGAGTAATCATCACCACCTACCAGGCTGAAAAACGTTGACTCTTTAAGCGGATTACGTCATTTTCTATATAGACGTCTAAACGTATAGACGTGTGGCGAATGATAATAACAATCACGGTCAACGGGGTAGCAGGTATGAGCTTTTTTCACGCAAACCAGCGGGAAGCGCTGAATCAAAGTCTGGCGGAATTGCAGGGACGAATTAATGTGTCGTTCGAATTTTTCCCGCCACGTACCAGCGAGATGGAAGAAACCCTGTGGAGCTCGATTGATCGACTGAGCAGCCTGAAGCCTAAGTTTGTTTCCGTGACTTATGGGGCGAATTCTGGCGAGCGTGACCGCACTCACAGCATTATCAAAACGATTAAAGAGCGTACCGGTCTGGAAGCGGCACCTCACCTGACCTGTATTGATGCCTCGCGTGAGCAACTGCGTGACATCGCGCAGGATTACTGGCAGAGCGGTATTCGTCATATTGTTGCGCTGCGTGGCGATTTGCCCCCGGAAGGCGGCAAACCGGAAATGTATGCGGCGGATCTGGTTTCCCTGCTGAAAGAGGTTGGTGATTTCGATATTTCGGTTGCCGCTTATCCTGAAGTGCACCCTGAAGCCAAAAGCGCGCAGGCTGACCTGATTAACCTGAAACACAAGATTGATGCTGGCGCGAATCGCGCTATCACACAGTTCTTTTTCGACGTAGAAAGCTATCTGCGGTTCCGTGACCGCTGCGTGGCAACGGGCATCGACGTAGAGATCGTACCGGGGATCTTGCCGGTATCAAATTTCAAGCAGCTACAAAAATTTGCCACGATGACAAACGTGCGCGTGCCGAACTGGATGACAAGCGTGTTTGACGGTCTGGATAACGACCCGGAAACCCGCAAAATGGTCGGTGCCTCTATTGCGATGGACATGGTGAAAATCCTGAGCCGCGAAGGGGTAAAAGATTTCCACTTCTACACGCTGAACCGCGCTGAGTTGAGCTACGCTATTTGCCACACACTGGGCGTGCGTCCAGAAGCGACGCGCTAAAGTAGCGCGCAAGATTTCAGGAAGAAACAAGGCTGCC is a window of Pectobacterium punjabense DNA encoding:
- a CDS encoding phosphodiesterase, which codes for MKLIQLSDLHLTAQGGHLHGRDPAQQLKAAIADINAHHRDADLVVISGDLSDDGSAASYAFLASALAELQVPWRVTMGNHDDRDVFLTQFPTLVDENEFVQSVTTVEDDCVILLDSLHVGEVAGTLCSVRLAWLERQLQAAKGKNVFLFLHHPPMSIGLPALDDVRLAPEVAEVLYQICHRFGNVRHISAGHVHRPASGGWRGISFSTIRGTNHQSALRFAPGFEVSLEAPQYAIFLTTEDGHTVHFHDFPCG
- the metF gene encoding methylenetetrahydrofolate reductase — translated: MSFFHANQREALNQSLAELQGRINVSFEFFPPRTSEMEETLWSSIDRLSSLKPKFVSVTYGANSGERDRTHSIIKTIKERTGLEAAPHLTCIDASREQLRDIAQDYWQSGIRHIVALRGDLPPEGGKPEMYAADLVSLLKEVGDFDISVAAYPEVHPEAKSAQADLINLKHKIDAGANRAITQFFFDVESYLRFRDRCVATGIDVEIVPGILPVSNFKQLQKFATMTNVRVPNWMTSVFDGLDNDPETRKMVGASIAMDMVKILSREGVKDFHFYTLNRAELSYAICHTLGVRPEATR